Proteins from one Ornithobacterium rhinotracheale genomic window:
- a CDS encoding DUF3164 family protein — MSLENLTTEELAAELKRREQEKADERKVYKELVNRELPQIVEPLKMLSENIGKIKLFVFESLKALLDLKCNAYGVKDTQQSHTFSDDHGNTITYGFRIIDGWDDTVTAGIDKVREFIASLAKDEATGKLVHAVNQLLKKDAKGNLKASRVLELTKLAEDFNNDNFTDAVNIIRQAYKPQRSAFFVDASYTDAQGKKVNIPLSISSVDFPEGTNVDDLFPVNEKYEA; from the coding sequence ATGAGCTTAGAAAATTTAACCACAGAAGAATTGGCAGCGGAACTTAAACGCCGAGAGCAAGAGAAAGCCGATGAACGAAAAGTCTACAAGGAGTTGGTAAACAGAGAACTTCCGCAAATTGTAGAGCCATTAAAAATGTTAAGCGAAAACATTGGGAAAATCAAGTTATTTGTATTTGAAAGCCTAAAGGCACTGCTAGACTTGAAATGCAATGCCTATGGCGTTAAAGATACGCAGCAAAGCCACACATTTAGCGATGATCACGGAAATACAATAACTTATGGCTTCCGAATTATTGACGGCTGGGACGATACCGTTACGGCGGGTATAGACAAAGTGCGTGAGTTCATTGCCTCTTTGGCAAAAGATGAAGCTACTGGAAAGCTCGTGCACGCCGTGAACCAACTTTTAAAAAAAGATGCCAAAGGCAATTTAAAGGCCTCACGCGTTTTGGAGCTTACCAAGCTAGCGGAGGATTTTAACAACGATAATTTTACCGACGCTGTAAATATTATCAGACAAGCCTACAAGCCACAGCGCAGTGCCTTTTTCGTAGACGCTAGCTACACCGACGCACAGGGCAAAAAAGTAAACATTCCGCTGTCGATTTCATCAGTGGACTTTCCAGAGGGAACGAATGTAGATGATTTATTTCCAGTAAACGAAAAATACGAAGCGTGA
- a CDS encoding AAA family ATPase codes for MAKSELEIPRYYTHEDIEKARFNEFEFTGEWGRHLGKPERTGSLLIYGGSGHGKTTYALQLMKYLCSFERVFYNSAEEGLRASFKRSVNLNNLKEVAGKYVMQKEKYDDMVKRLDRKRQPKVVFVDSVQYVFRGKKDTDYFKLIERFPETLFIFISQMQKGEPKGAIADAIKWDSQSIIKVVDFKAYIEKTRIGGDELTPYIINANKARERELKLLQKG; via the coding sequence CCGCGCTACTATACCCACGAAGATATTGAAAAAGCAAGATTTAACGAATTTGAATTTACAGGAGAGTGGGGACGGCATTTAGGTAAGCCAGAGCGCACAGGTAGCCTTTTAATTTATGGCGGTTCTGGACATGGTAAAACAACCTACGCGCTCCAGTTGATGAAGTATTTGTGCAGCTTTGAAAGGGTGTTTTATAATTCAGCGGAAGAAGGCTTGAGAGCCAGTTTTAAACGCTCTGTCAATCTGAATAATCTAAAAGAAGTCGCTGGAAAGTATGTAATGCAAAAAGAGAAATACGATGATATGGTAAAGCGACTAGACAGAAAAAGACAGCCTAAAGTCGTTTTTGTGGATAGCGTACAGTATGTATTCAGAGGCAAAAAGGACACGGATTATTTTAAGCTAATAGAGAGATTTCCAGAGACATTGTTCATTTTCATTTCTCAGATGCAGAAAGGAGAGCCCAAAGGTGCCATTGCCGATGCTATTAAATGGGATTCACAAAGTATAATTAAAGTAGTAGACTTTAAGGCCTATATAGAAAAAACAAGGATTGGTGGCGATGAATTAACGCCCTACATTATAAATGCAAATAAAGCAAGAGAAAGAGAACTTAAATTGTTACAAAAAGGATAA
- a CDS encoding phage minor head protein, giving the protein MEEKQNDWTEILAKKMVNEIRKKMGLHLESAPNEKKEESSTSSFGIDYDAIDDDFRNVLKKNIWKFSAATTYDECIYLNSVLTRQNGSVRPWHEFRREALKKLKFPLDDSVQVEYNTIITWSMMSSKWQEIQRDKHLFPFVQFKVTMDDQTSEICAPLSNVIVQVDDPFLQYYFPPNHFNCRTDVIKLRNATPTPQHLLPKLEISSIFLNNTLNYFTIDEKSVFRVPISDENLKILKRLFISEL; this is encoded by the coding sequence ATGGAAGAAAAACAAAATGATTGGACAGAAATTTTAGCTAAAAAAATGGTAAACGAAATCAGAAAGAAAATGGGACTACACTTAGAATCAGCACCAAATGAAAAAAAAGAGGAAAGCTCAACATCAAGTTTCGGAATAGATTACGATGCTATTGATGACGATTTTAGGAATGTTCTTAAAAAAAATATTTGGAAATTTTCTGCTGCTACAACTTACGATGAGTGTATTTATCTCAATAGTGTTTTAACTCGTCAAAATGGTAGCGTTCGTCCATGGCACGAATTTAGGCGGGAGGCTTTGAAGAAATTAAAATTTCCTTTGGATGACAGTGTGCAGGTAGAATATAATACAATTATTACATGGTCAATGATGAGCAGTAAATGGCAGGAGATACAAAGGGACAAACATTTATTCCCCTTTGTGCAGTTTAAAGTTACCATGGACGACCAAACCTCCGAAATTTGTGCCCCGCTAAGCAATGTTATCGTACAGGTAGATGATCCGTTTTTGCAGTATTATTTCCCACCTAATCATTTCAACTGCCGTACCGATGTAATTAAGCTGAGAAATGCCACACCAACGCCGCAGCATTTGTTACCTAAATTAGAGATATCTAGCATTTTTCTCAATAATACTTTGAATTATTTCACAATAGATGAGAAAAGCGTATTCAGAGTACCAATTTCCGATGAAAATTTAAAAATTTTAAAAAGACTATTCATATCTGAATTATAA